One Amblyomma americanum isolate KBUSLIRL-KWMA chromosome 8, ASM5285725v1, whole genome shotgun sequence DNA window includes the following coding sequences:
- the LOC144101537 gene encoding uncharacterized protein LOC144101537 — MFSLESNNMWLVNSQHAAEGGLEGLPTTPYLAVIGSSMGDIKKIIVAVDSVEFISTRSLEKAMGLLLGAFFVFNVVYPPDCPLTMEFLQSYLGQINPTKGRGKGRACGIAPKLLSLLKAL; from the exons ATGTTTTCTCTGGAGTCTAATAACATGTGGCTTGTGAATTCCCAGCATGCAGCTGAAGGGGGGTTGGAAGGACTTCCAACAACACCGTACCTTGCTGTGATTG gatCAAGCATGGGGGACATAAAGAAGATCATCGTTGCAGTGGATTCTGTAGAATTCATTTCTACAAGAAGTCTTGAGAAGGCCATGGGCCTCCTCCTTGGTGCCTTCTTTGTGTTCAACGTTGTGTACCCTCCCGACTGCCCCCTCACCATGGAGTTTTTGCAGAG TTACCTTGGGCAGATCAACCCAacgaaagggcgcggcaaaggcagGGCCTGCGGAATCGCACCAAAGTTGCTTAGCCTGCTGAAGGCACtttaa
- the LOC144101536 gene encoding uncharacterized protein LOC144101536, which produces MNVLQVTLLTTLGTLVAPKLFCEECWYPNQEKATCGSWALAEDTCPGVPFIECNSGDCKCHCKDGYFRRWDYKCVKERECFPRQLRPEQWLKSTDDIYQKCMSGYMTKLYPFSCFKSKYKRESGNTFYRTVQFLMKYKDKKITRSYDLEIKLSYSEKRDEAYLAIAAEGGGKRPPDCKPMYSILYASENCILIGDEYPRPEEQTNCTLWTTLSRMENLHWSCEYMFELYCVQPNLTVSRITDCWSL; this is translated from the exons ATGAATGTGCTGCAAGTCACGCTTCTCACAACCTTGGGGACATTGGTTGCACCTAAACTCTTTTGTGAAG AGTGCTGGTACCCCAACCAAGAGAAGGCTACGTGCGGGTCGTGGGCGCTCGCGGAAGATACTTGTCCCGGAGTGCCTTTTATAGAGTGTAATAGTGGGGATTGCAAGTGCCACTGCAAAGACGGCTACTTTCGACGATGGGACTACAAGTGTGTGAAGGAGAGAGAATGCT TCCCGAGGCAGCTGAGACCAGAACAG TGGTTGAAAAGCACGGATGACATCTACCAAAAATGTATGTCGGGATATATGACCAAACTGTATCCATTCAGCTGCTTCAAATCTAAGTACAAAAGAGAAAGTGGCAATACCTTTTACCGAACTGTGCAGTTCTTAATGAAATATAAG GATAAGAAAATAACCAG ATCATACGACCTTGAGATCAAATTGAGTTACTCAGAGAAGAGAGATGAAGCATACCTTGCTATAGCGGCTGAAG GTGGTGGAAAGCGGCCACCAGATTGTAAGCCAATGTACTCCATCTTGTACGCTAGCGAAAACTGTATTCTAATCGGCGATGAATACCCGAGACCAGAGG AGCAAACGAATTGCACATTATGGACTACACTCAGCCGCATGGAAAACCTTCATTGGTCCTGCGAATACATGTTCGAACTGTACTGCGTACAGCCGAATCTTACAGTGAGCAGGATCACTGATTGCTGGTCATTATAA